A single genomic interval of Saccharothrix saharensis harbors:
- a CDS encoding ABC transporter ATP-binding protein encodes MTTSTAPSASGTTEVVLEADGLTKHFPVRKRGRELLSRATRSVRAVEDVTLRLHRGRVTALVGESGSGKSTVARLLAQLYPRTSGEIRLHGEPVRTKGGRRFRAYSKRVQMIFQDPFASLNPVHTVRYHLTRALKIHGNAGKTPQELEEALAALLTRVQLTPPERYVDKFPHELSGGQRQRVAIARALGADPEALLADEPVSMLDVSIRLGVLNLLRDLKERLHLAILYITHDIASARYFADETFVMYAGRVVEGGDSETVTQRPAHPYTQLLIDSAPDPDRPAVQEKDGGTGEPPSLINPPEGCRFNPRCPHAMKVCAEKVPPRFAISDGEGHFAACWLYGDDLSDGDKVKLRVVEVTHGEAP; translated from the coding sequence ATGACGACGAGCACCGCACCGTCGGCCTCCGGGACCACTGAAGTGGTCCTGGAGGCCGATGGCCTGACCAAGCACTTCCCGGTCCGCAAGCGCGGGCGAGAGCTGCTGTCGCGGGCCACGCGCTCGGTGCGCGCGGTCGAGGACGTGACGCTCCGGCTGCACCGCGGCCGGGTCACCGCGCTGGTCGGCGAGTCCGGTTCGGGCAAGTCGACGGTGGCCCGGCTGCTGGCGCAGCTCTACCCCCGGACCTCCGGGGAGATCCGGCTGCACGGCGAGCCCGTGCGGACCAAGGGCGGCAGGCGCTTCCGGGCGTACAGCAAGCGCGTGCAGATGATCTTCCAGGACCCGTTCGCGTCGCTGAACCCCGTGCACACCGTGCGCTACCACCTGACCCGCGCGTTGAAGATCCACGGCAACGCGGGCAAGACGCCGCAGGAGCTGGAGGAGGCGCTGGCCGCCCTGCTCACCCGCGTGCAGCTCACCCCGCCCGAGCGGTACGTGGACAAGTTCCCGCACGAGCTGTCCGGCGGCCAGCGGCAGCGCGTGGCCATCGCCCGCGCCCTCGGCGCGGACCCCGAGGCGCTGCTGGCCGACGAGCCGGTGTCCATGCTGGACGTCTCCATCCGGCTCGGCGTGCTGAACCTGCTGCGGGACCTCAAGGAACGCCTGCACCTGGCGATCCTCTACATCACCCACGACATCGCGTCGGCCCGCTACTTCGCCGACGAGACGTTCGTGATGTACGCCGGCCGGGTGGTCGAGGGCGGCGACAGCGAGACCGTCACCCAGCGGCCCGCCCACCCGTACACCCAACTGCTGATCGACTCGGCGCCCGACCCCGACCGGCCCGCCGTGCAGGAGAAGGACGGCGGCACGGGCGAGCCGCCGTCGCTGATCAACCCGCCCGAGGGCTGCCGCTTCAACCCGCGCTGCCCGCACGCCATGAAGGTGTGCGCGGAGAAGGTCCCGCCGCGGTTCGCCATCAGCGACGGTGAGGGGCACTTCGCCGCGTGCTGGCTCTACGGCGACGACCTGTCCGACGGCGACAAGGTCAAGCTCCGCGTCGTCGAGGTGACGCACGGGGAGGCGCCGTGA
- a CDS encoding ABC transporter ATP-binding protein: protein MTDAVLEVRGLNVDYGLGDDAVRAVRDVDLTLYRGEVLGLAGESGSGKSTLAYGLTRLLPPPGVISGGEVLYHPDGGDPVDVLRMDHAALRRFRWAETAIVFQGAMNSLNPVHRISTQLTDVIKAHDPRSSSASRLARARELLHLVGISADRLESYPHQLSGGMRQRVMIGMALALEPKVVIMDEPTTALDVVVQRQILRQLVELRERLGFSVVFITHDLSLLVEFSDRIAIMYGGRIVEQANAADLYRDPLHPYSHGLLNSFPALRGPKRELTGIPGSPPDLRSMPSGCSFHPRCPHAMERCGVEVPVLGVPVARSDRADRTAACWLHPVHDDGL from the coding sequence GTGACCGACGCGGTGCTGGAGGTCCGCGGCCTCAACGTGGACTACGGCTTGGGCGACGACGCCGTGCGCGCCGTCCGCGACGTCGACCTCACCCTCTACCGGGGCGAAGTCCTGGGCCTGGCGGGGGAGAGCGGCAGCGGCAAGTCGACCCTGGCCTACGGCCTGACCAGGCTCCTCCCACCACCGGGCGTGATCTCGGGCGGCGAGGTGCTCTACCACCCCGACGGCGGCGACCCGGTCGACGTGCTCCGGATGGACCACGCCGCGCTGCGGCGGTTCCGCTGGGCCGAGACCGCGATCGTGTTCCAGGGCGCGATGAACTCGCTCAACCCGGTGCACCGGATCTCCACCCAGCTCACCGACGTGATCAAGGCGCACGACCCGCGCAGCAGCAGCGCGTCGCGCCTGGCACGCGCCCGTGAGCTGCTGCACCTGGTCGGCATCTCCGCCGACCGGCTGGAGAGCTACCCGCACCAGCTCTCCGGCGGCATGCGGCAGCGCGTGATGATCGGCATGGCGCTCGCGCTGGAGCCGAAGGTCGTCATCATGGACGAGCCGACCACCGCGCTGGACGTGGTGGTGCAGCGGCAGATCCTGCGCCAGCTCGTGGAGCTGCGCGAGCGGCTCGGGTTCTCGGTCGTGTTCATCACCCACGACCTGTCCCTGCTGGTCGAGTTCTCCGACCGGATCGCCATCATGTACGGAGGGCGCATCGTGGAGCAGGCAAACGCCGCCGACCTCTACCGCGACCCGCTGCACCCCTACAGCCACGGCCTGCTCAACTCGTTCCCCGCGCTGCGGGGCCCGAAGCGCGAGCTGACCGGCATCCCCGGCTCACCGCCGGACCTGCGGTCGATGCCCTCCGGCTGCTCCTTCCACCCACGTTGTCCGCACGCGATGGAGCGCTGCGGTGTGGAGGTCCCGGTCCTCGGCGTCCCGGTCGCCCGCAGCGACCGCGCCGACCGCACCGCGGCCTGCTGGCTGCACCCCGTTCACGACGACGGGCTCTGA
- a CDS encoding ABC transporter permease, with translation MSYLLKRIAFYLFTAWAAITINFFIPRAIPGDPVQALITRSRGQMTSDAVQSLYVLFGLDKDASLVEQYFTYLGQLLSGDLGLSFTYFPSPVSQVIGDGLPWTMGLVGITTVLGFAIGTALGTGIGWRRGSWADALIPVTTFVSSIPYFWLGLIAIALLTGPDSFFPASGAYDNGLVPNPDLEFIGSVLRHGILPAFTILISSMAGWILSMRNMMVTVASEDYVTVAHAKGLSDRRVMVSYAARNALLPNVSGFALSLGFIVGGTLLVEIVFSYPGLGLQLFQAVGAKDYPLMQGIFLIITLSVLLANFLADVAYLALDPRTRREG, from the coding sequence GTGAGCTACCTCCTCAAGCGGATCGCGTTCTACCTGTTCACCGCGTGGGCCGCGATCACCATCAACTTCTTCATCCCGCGCGCCATCCCCGGCGACCCGGTGCAGGCGCTGATCACCCGGTCGCGCGGCCAGATGACCAGCGACGCCGTGCAGTCGCTGTACGTGCTGTTCGGGCTGGACAAGGACGCGAGCCTGGTCGAGCAGTACTTCACCTACCTCGGTCAGCTGCTCAGCGGCGACCTCGGCCTGTCGTTCACCTACTTCCCGTCCCCGGTGTCGCAGGTCATCGGCGACGGCCTGCCCTGGACGATGGGCCTGGTCGGCATCACGACCGTGCTCGGCTTCGCGATCGGCACGGCCCTGGGCACGGGCATCGGCTGGCGGCGCGGCTCGTGGGCCGACGCGCTGATCCCGGTGACCACGTTCGTGTCGTCCATCCCGTACTTCTGGCTCGGCCTGATCGCCATCGCGCTGCTGACCGGCCCGGACAGCTTCTTCCCGGCCTCCGGCGCCTACGACAACGGCCTGGTGCCCAACCCGGACCTGGAGTTCATCGGCAGCGTGCTGCGGCACGGCATCCTGCCCGCGTTCACCATCCTGATCTCGTCCATGGCGGGCTGGATCCTGTCCATGCGCAACATGATGGTCACGGTGGCCTCCGAGGACTACGTGACCGTCGCGCACGCCAAGGGCCTGTCCGACCGGCGGGTGATGGTGTCCTACGCGGCGCGCAACGCGCTGCTGCCCAACGTCTCCGGGTTCGCGCTGTCGCTCGGCTTCATCGTCGGCGGCACGCTGCTGGTGGAGATCGTGTTCTCCTACCCGGGCCTGGGCCTGCAGCTGTTCCAGGCCGTCGGCGCCAAGGACTACCCGCTCATGCAGGGCATCTTCCTGATCATCACGCTGTCCGTGCTGCTGGCGAACTTCCTCGCCGACGTGGCCTACCTCGCGCTCGACCCGCGCACCCGACGGGAGGGCTGA
- a CDS encoding glycoside hydrolase family 3 C-terminal domain-containing protein, with product MGEPESGLLVGKVDVARKVRLLTGATVWRTHDEPDIGLRSIVVSDGPIGVRGQGWDERSTSLALPSPTALAATWDVDLVRRLGVLLAAEARRKGVDVLLAPTLNLHRSPFAGRHFECFSEDPLLTGRIGAAYITGVQSGGVAATAKHYVANDSETERMTLDVDVDDRTLHEVYLAPFEAAVRAGVWVVMSAYNGVNGTTMSESPLLAEPLKGSWGFDGLVVSDWGAIRSTAASANAAQDLAMPGPESPWNDLVAAVGSGEVPESALDLKVERLLRLAARVGALDGSTPEPEPKEVEGAAPHELLREAVAASTVLLRNDGTLPLSPGVKVAVLGPNAATARIQGGGSAGVYPESVVSFVDGLAEVAEVVHAPGVRLADRPAPLTTANARHPHHGEPGVLVRVLDADGAELTAEHRFLGRVLEVPLVDGARTIEVHGRLTADVTGDWTLSVAGFGRLTLDVDGERLVDEDVPLDTDDPAVIHLTPPYRQASAHLAAGTTVDLVARRELREHTGTATVLAADPPRLSDADELARAVGMARVSDVAVVVVGTTDEIESEGFDRTSLALPGRQDELVRAVRAVNERTVVVVNSGGPVELPWRDEVAAVLLTWFPGQEAGHGLADVLFGAREPGGRLPTTWAARGDDVPVSNVVPDRGVLRYDEGLHVGYRAWHRSDARPAYWFGHGLGYTTWAYEQVTATGSGVRVRVRNTGDRAGREVVQVYVTRPDSAVERPARWLGGWAVASAGPGDAVEVDVEVPARAYQHWTADGWATEPGVFTLLVGRSAGDTPLTLGERSPHVAE from the coding sequence GTGGGCGAACCGGAGTCGGGATTGCTGGTCGGCAAGGTGGACGTGGCGCGCAAGGTTCGGCTGCTGACCGGCGCCACGGTCTGGCGGACGCACGACGAGCCGGACATCGGGCTGCGGTCGATCGTGGTGTCCGACGGGCCGATCGGGGTGCGCGGCCAGGGCTGGGACGAGCGCAGCACGTCGCTGGCCCTGCCCTCCCCCACCGCGCTGGCCGCCACCTGGGACGTCGACCTGGTGCGCCGGCTGGGCGTGCTGCTGGCGGCCGAGGCGCGGCGCAAGGGCGTGGACGTGCTGCTCGCACCCACGCTCAACCTGCACCGGTCGCCGTTCGCCGGGCGGCACTTCGAGTGCTTCTCCGAAGACCCCCTGCTCACCGGGCGCATCGGCGCGGCCTACATCACCGGCGTGCAGAGCGGGGGTGTCGCGGCCACCGCGAAGCACTACGTGGCCAACGACTCCGAGACCGAGCGCATGACCCTGGACGTCGACGTGGACGACCGCACGCTCCACGAGGTCTACCTGGCCCCATTCGAGGCGGCCGTCCGCGCCGGGGTGTGGGTGGTGATGTCGGCCTACAACGGCGTGAACGGCACCACCATGTCGGAGAGCCCGCTGCTGGCGGAACCGCTGAAGGGCTCCTGGGGCTTCGACGGCCTGGTGGTCTCCGACTGGGGCGCGATCCGGTCCACCGCGGCGTCCGCGAACGCCGCCCAGGACCTGGCCATGCCCGGCCCGGAGAGCCCGTGGAACGACCTGGTCGCCGCGGTCGGCAGCGGCGAGGTGCCGGAGAGCGCGCTGGACCTGAAGGTCGAGCGGCTGCTCCGGTTGGCCGCCAGGGTCGGCGCGCTCGACGGCTCGACCCCGGAGCCCGAGCCGAAGGAGGTCGAAGGCGCCGCGCCGCACGAGCTGCTGCGCGAAGCCGTCGCGGCGAGCACCGTGCTGCTGCGCAACGACGGCACCCTTCCGCTGTCCCCCGGCGTGAAGGTCGCCGTCCTCGGCCCCAACGCCGCCACCGCCCGCATCCAGGGCGGCGGCAGCGCGGGCGTCTACCCCGAGTCGGTGGTGTCCTTCGTGGACGGCCTGGCGGAGGTCGCCGAGGTCGTGCACGCGCCCGGCGTCCGGCTCGCGGACCGACCCGCGCCCCTGACCACCGCCAACGCCCGCCACCCGCACCACGGCGAGCCCGGCGTGCTGGTCCGCGTGCTCGACGCCGACGGCGCGGAGCTGACCGCCGAGCACCGGTTCCTCGGCCGCGTCCTGGAGGTTCCGCTGGTCGACGGCGCGCGCACCATCGAGGTGCACGGCAGGCTGACCGCGGACGTCACCGGCGACTGGACGCTCTCCGTGGCGGGCTTCGGCCGCCTCACGCTCGACGTGGACGGCGAGCGGCTGGTGGACGAGGACGTGCCGCTGGACACCGACGACCCGGCCGTCATCCACCTCACCCCGCCGTACCGGCAGGCGTCCGCGCACCTGGCAGCGGGCACGACGGTGGACCTCGTCGCACGCCGCGAGCTGCGCGAGCACACCGGCACGGCGACCGTCCTGGCCGCCGACCCGCCCCGTCTGAGCGACGCCGACGAGCTGGCCCGCGCCGTCGGGATGGCCCGCGTCAGCGACGTCGCGGTGGTCGTGGTCGGCACCACGGACGAGATCGAGAGCGAGGGCTTCGACCGCACGTCACTGGCTCTGCCCGGGCGCCAGGACGAGCTGGTGCGGGCGGTCCGCGCGGTGAACGAGCGGACCGTGGTCGTGGTCAACTCGGGCGGACCGGTCGAGCTGCCGTGGCGCGACGAGGTGGCGGCGGTGCTGCTGACGTGGTTCCCGGGCCAGGAAGCCGGGCACGGGCTGGCCGACGTGCTGTTCGGCGCCCGCGAGCCGGGCGGCAGGCTCCCCACGACGTGGGCCGCGCGCGGTGACGACGTGCCCGTGTCGAACGTCGTGCCCGACCGCGGCGTGCTGCGGTACGACGAGGGCCTGCACGTCGGCTACCGCGCGTGGCACCGGTCCGACGCGCGCCCGGCCTACTGGTTCGGCCACGGCCTCGGTTACACGACCTGGGCGTACGAGCAGGTCACGGCCACCGGGTCGGGCGTGCGGGTGCGCGTGCGCAACACCGGCGACCGGGCCGGGCGCGAGGTCGTGCAGGTGTACGTGACGCGGCCGGACAGCGCCGTCGAACGGCCCGCGCGCTGGCTGGGCGGCTGGGCCGTCGCGTCCGCCGGGCCGGGTGACGCGGTCGAGGTCGACGTGGAGGTGCCGGCGCGGGCCTACCAGCACTGGACGGCGGACGGGTGGGCCACCGAGCCCGGGGTGTTCACCCTCCTGGTCGGGCGGTCGGCGGGCGACACTCCCCTCACCCTCGGAGAGCGCTCTCCACACGTGGCAGAATGA
- a CDS encoding ABC transporter permease, whose protein sequence is MTVVPTTGTATPAAAPVKRRRLRFVANPKATTGLAILGFFALLAIVGPWIAPYDPSGRGNDLLQGPSAAHWFGTTHLGQDIFSQVVVGTRSVIVVGFVAGLVATILSVLVGVTSGYLSGAGSEVLSALSNVFLVLPALPLMIIITSTLPETSTLTIALLIGFTSWAWGARVLRAQTLSLRGRDYVEAARATGEKTWRIILFEILPNLTAVIASGFVGTVIFAVTLEITLAFIGVGAGGDWNWGTVLYWAQSQQALAQGAWWWFVPAGLAIALLGTALSLVNFGIDEFVSPRLRGGGKTSVKTADGHTVRMRVGFTPVLATKPGSEGRETP, encoded by the coding sequence GTGACCGTGGTACCCACCACCGGGACGGCGACCCCGGCCGCGGCGCCGGTGAAGCGCCGCAGGCTGCGGTTCGTGGCCAACCCCAAGGCCACCACCGGCCTGGCCATCCTGGGCTTCTTCGCCCTGCTCGCGATCGTCGGGCCGTGGATCGCGCCGTACGACCCGTCGGGGCGCGGCAACGACCTCCTCCAGGGCCCGTCGGCCGCGCACTGGTTCGGCACCACCCACCTCGGCCAGGACATCTTCAGCCAGGTCGTGGTCGGCACGCGCAGCGTCATCGTGGTCGGCTTCGTCGCGGGCCTCGTGGCGACGATCCTGTCGGTCCTGGTCGGCGTCACGTCCGGCTACCTCTCCGGCGCGGGCAGCGAGGTGCTCTCCGCGCTGTCCAACGTGTTCCTGGTGCTCCCGGCGCTGCCGTTGATGATCATCATCACGTCGACGCTGCCGGAGACGAGCACGCTCACCATCGCGCTGCTCATCGGCTTCACGTCGTGGGCGTGGGGGGCGCGCGTGCTGCGGGCGCAAACGCTCTCGTTGCGCGGCCGCGACTACGTGGAGGCCGCGCGGGCGACCGGCGAGAAGACCTGGCGGATCATCCTGTTCGAGATCCTGCCCAACCTCACCGCGGTCATCGCCTCCGGTTTCGTCGGCACGGTCATCTTCGCGGTGACGCTGGAGATCACGCTGGCGTTCATCGGCGTCGGCGCGGGCGGCGACTGGAACTGGGGCACCGTCCTGTACTGGGCGCAGAGCCAGCAGGCCCTCGCCCAGGGCGCGTGGTGGTGGTTCGTGCCCGCGGGCCTGGCCATCGCGCTCCTGGGCACCGCGCTGTCGCTCGTGAACTTCGGCATCGACGAGTTCGTCAGCCCGCGGCTGCGCGGCGGTGGCAAGACCAGCGTCAAGACCGCCGACGGCCACACGGTCCGGATGCGGGTCGGCTTCACGCCGGTGCTCGCGACGAAGCCCGGGTCCGAGGGAAGGGAGACGCCGTGA
- a CDS encoding GH1 family beta-glucosidase, with product MDTTAPTVGLDPAIDTLPASFRWGVATSAYQIEGAYEEDGRGPSIWDTYCRTPGMVHNGDNGDVACDHYHRMPEDVALIGSLGVDTYRFSVAWPRVQPGGKGPVNAPGMAFYDRLVDELLGKGITPWVTLYHWDLPQELEDAGGWPVRDTAYRFADYSMLVFDALSDRVRHWTTLNEPWCSAMLGYYEGRQAPGRQDFGAAIHAVHHLLLGHGLATQRMREAAKEPMEFGITLNMSHASPATDSEADHDAARRADGLSRRIYLDPLVRGHYPADVVADLAARGVEIPEEPGDLEIIKQPIDVLGVNYYSSSKFTGVDEDGNTADADGVPVCREVRYGRPVTAMDWEIVPEGFTNLLVQIGEEYPGVPMVITENGAAFDDEADDTGFVRDDDRTAYLESHIAAVAKARTAGADVRGYFAWSLMDNFEWSYGYDKRFGLVHVDYDTQVRTLKSSALWYRDTIRRVRGS from the coding sequence ATGGACACCACGGCGCCGACCGTCGGGCTCGACCCCGCGATCGACACCCTGCCCGCCTCGTTCCGCTGGGGCGTGGCGACCTCCGCGTACCAGATCGAGGGGGCGTACGAAGAAGACGGTCGCGGACCGTCCATCTGGGACACTTATTGCCGGACGCCCGGCATGGTGCACAACGGCGACAACGGTGACGTCGCGTGCGACCACTACCACCGCATGCCCGAGGACGTCGCGCTGATCGGCTCGCTCGGCGTGGACACCTACCGGTTCTCCGTCGCCTGGCCCCGCGTGCAGCCGGGGGGCAAGGGCCCGGTCAACGCGCCCGGCATGGCGTTCTACGACCGGCTGGTGGACGAGCTGCTCGGCAAGGGCATCACCCCGTGGGTCACGCTGTACCACTGGGACCTGCCGCAGGAGCTGGAGGACGCGGGCGGCTGGCCGGTGCGCGACACCGCCTACCGGTTCGCCGACTACTCGATGCTGGTGTTCGACGCGCTGTCGGACCGGGTGCGCCACTGGACCACGCTCAACGAGCCGTGGTGCTCGGCGATGCTGGGCTACTACGAGGGCCGGCAGGCGCCGGGCAGGCAGGACTTCGGGGCGGCCATCCACGCCGTGCACCACCTGCTGCTCGGCCACGGCCTGGCGACGCAGCGGATGCGCGAGGCGGCCAAGGAGCCGATGGAGTTCGGCATCACGCTGAACATGAGCCACGCCAGTCCCGCCACCGACAGCGAGGCCGACCACGACGCCGCCCGCCGGGCCGACGGCCTGTCCCGGCGGATCTACCTCGACCCGCTGGTGCGCGGCCACTACCCGGCCGACGTGGTGGCGGACCTGGCCGCGCGCGGGGTGGAGATCCCCGAGGAGCCGGGCGACCTGGAGATCATCAAGCAGCCGATCGACGTGCTGGGCGTGAACTACTACTCCAGCTCGAAGTTCACCGGCGTGGACGAGGACGGCAACACGGCCGACGCCGACGGCGTGCCGGTGTGCCGGGAGGTCCGCTACGGCCGCCCGGTGACCGCGATGGACTGGGAGATCGTGCCCGAGGGCTTCACCAACCTGCTGGTGCAGATCGGTGAGGAGTACCCGGGCGTGCCGATGGTGATCACGGAGAACGGCGCGGCGTTCGACGACGAGGCCGACGACACCGGCTTCGTGCGCGACGACGACCGCACGGCCTACCTGGAGTCGCACATCGCGGCCGTCGCCAAGGCCCGCACGGCGGGGGCGGACGTGCGCGGCTACTTCGCGTGGTCGCTCATGGACAACTTCGAGTGGTCCTACGGCTACGACAAGCGCTTCGGCCTGGTGCACGTGGACTACGACACCCAGGTCCGCACCTTGAAGAGCAGCGCGCTGTGGTACCGGGACACGATTCGCCGCGTCCGCGGCAGTTGA
- a CDS encoding ROK family transcriptional regulator, which translates to MAPKRTTVRDLRRQNRSTLLSTLFFDGPLSRHELSRLSGLSAATVSNVTGELVDDGLVVEAGSVDSDGGRPRVLLRANPAFGHVVGVDVGETGIKVELFDLSLTQLAARDHALSSSSPAAVASLIASSVRDVVASAGVAASTVLGVGIGVPGTVEQGTTAVVHAPTIGWDGVRLEELVASASESAWPLYVENGAKTQGQAEMWFGAGRGARHVVIVLIGSGVGAAVVTDGGVYRGATSSAGEWGHTTIVYGGRPCRCGALGCLEAYVGAEGILDRYRKARGRELPAGDEQSTVAALIDSAPRSKTAARVLEETAGFLGAGIANLVNLFNPERIVLGGWAGLALGAHQLDRIVAATRAHALRHPYEQISIELGRLGPDAVAVGAATLPVAALLDRAADPRKQAPRADIA; encoded by the coding sequence GTGGCACCGAAGCGCACCACCGTCCGCGACCTGCGTCGGCAGAACCGGTCGACGCTGCTGTCGACGCTGTTCTTCGACGGTCCCCTGAGCCGGCACGAGCTGTCCCGGCTGTCCGGGCTGTCGGCGGCGACGGTGTCCAACGTGACCGGCGAGCTGGTCGACGACGGGCTCGTGGTGGAGGCCGGGTCGGTGGACTCCGACGGCGGCCGGCCGCGGGTGCTGCTGCGGGCCAACCCGGCGTTCGGGCACGTCGTCGGGGTGGACGTCGGCGAGACCGGGATCAAGGTCGAGCTGTTCGACCTGTCGCTGACCCAGCTCGCCGCCCGCGACCACGCCCTGTCGTCGTCCTCGCCCGCCGCCGTCGCCTCGCTGATCGCCTCGTCCGTGCGGGACGTGGTCGCGTCGGCGGGCGTCGCGGCGTCCACCGTGCTCGGCGTGGGCATCGGCGTGCCCGGGACGGTCGAGCAGGGCACGACCGCGGTCGTGCACGCCCCCACCATCGGGTGGGACGGCGTGCGGCTGGAGGAGCTGGTCGCCTCGGCGTCGGAGTCGGCGTGGCCGCTGTACGTGGAGAACGGCGCGAAGACGCAGGGCCAGGCGGAGATGTGGTTCGGCGCCGGCCGCGGCGCCAGGCACGTGGTGATAGTGCTCATCGGGTCCGGTGTCGGCGCGGCGGTGGTGACCGACGGCGGGGTGTACCGGGGCGCGACCAGCTCGGCCGGCGAGTGGGGGCACACGACCATCGTCTACGGCGGTCGGCCGTGCCGGTGCGGCGCTCTGGGGTGCCTGGAGGCCTACGTGGGCGCCGAGGGCATCCTCGACCGGTACCGCAAGGCCCGGGGCCGTGAGCTGCCCGCGGGTGACGAGCAGTCGACCGTGGCCGCGCTGATCGACTCCGCGCCCCGGTCGAAGACGGCCGCGCGCGTGCTGGAGGAGACCGCCGGCTTCCTGGGCGCGGGCATCGCGAACCTGGTGAACCTGTTCAACCCGGAGCGGATCGTGCTCGGCGGGTGGGCCGGGCTGGCGCTGGGCGCGCACCAGCTCGACCGGATCGTCGCGGCCACCCGGGCGCACGCGTTGCGCCACCCGTACGAGCAGATCTCGATCGAACTGGGCCGGCTGGGCCCGGACGCGGTCGCCGTCGGCGCCGCCACCCTCCCCGTCGCCGCCCTCCTGGACCGCGCGGCCGACCCCCGCAAGCAGGCACCGCGCGCCGACATCGCCTGA
- a CDS encoding ABC transporter substrate-binding protein has protein sequence MRLRRTSALAVAAALLFSAACSTTNPGANSTNEGVLNVGMPNGPQTENNNPFLNTSAASSLGYRRLIFEPLAMVNETKPADKPKPWLATEWEWSDNYHKLSLTIRDGATWSDGKPLTAEDVAFTFELLKKNPGLNVDSVPYDVVSSSGNKVDVGFPKSQFVNQKKILEQLIVPKHVWSTIANPSTDAVKTPVGSGPYTLKSFTPQTVTLTVRDSYWQELPKVKEVRYTSYSDNNAQTTALATGAAEWSFVFIPNYEAVYTSKDPEHYKLYFPPVLGIHGLWFNTKVAPWDNPALRRAVNMVINRDDIFMQGEAGYFYPKVDNITGIPTPAGDSYIAPEFQGKIVTVDVEAAKKELTSAGFTFDGDKLKDPSGQPVTLKMTVPSGWSDYVTNLEIIKDNVSKIGIEATVDLPNADAWSKALDTGDFQAALHWTNNGPTPYDIYENIMNGALFKPIGEGGINGNYGRYENPEATALLTEYANAADDTARNAALHKLQQIFVRDMPVAITSAANAGGQYSTKNWEGWPDQTNQYAPLQPTLENALDVVLHLKPAA, from the coding sequence ATGCGACTCAGGCGAACGTCCGCCCTCGCCGTCGCGGCTGCACTGCTGTTCTCGGCCGCCTGTTCCACCACGAACCCCGGTGCGAACAGCACGAACGAAGGCGTGCTGAACGTGGGCATGCCGAACGGCCCGCAGACCGAGAACAACAACCCGTTCCTCAACACGTCCGCGGCCAGCTCGCTGGGCTACCGCCGGCTGATCTTCGAGCCGCTGGCGATGGTCAACGAGACCAAGCCCGCGGACAAGCCCAAGCCGTGGCTGGCCACGGAGTGGGAGTGGTCGGACAACTACCACAAGTTGAGCCTGACCATCCGCGACGGCGCGACGTGGTCCGACGGCAAGCCGCTGACCGCCGAGGACGTGGCGTTCACCTTCGAGCTGCTGAAGAAGAACCCCGGCCTGAACGTCGACTCCGTGCCCTACGACGTGGTCTCGTCCTCCGGCAACAAGGTCGACGTCGGCTTCCCCAAGTCGCAGTTCGTCAACCAGAAGAAGATCCTCGAGCAGCTGATCGTGCCCAAGCACGTCTGGTCCACGATCGCCAACCCCAGCACGGACGCCGTCAAGACCCCGGTCGGCAGCGGCCCGTACACCCTCAAGTCGTTCACGCCGCAGACCGTGACGCTGACCGTGCGCGACTCGTACTGGCAGGAGCTGCCGAAGGTCAAGGAGGTCCGGTACACCTCCTACAGCGACAACAACGCGCAGACCACCGCGCTGGCGACCGGCGCGGCCGAGTGGAGCTTCGTGTTCATCCCGAACTACGAGGCCGTCTACACCTCCAAGGACCCCGAGCACTACAAGCTCTACTTCCCGCCGGTGCTCGGCATCCACGGCCTGTGGTTCAACACGAAGGTCGCGCCGTGGGACAACCCGGCCCTGCGCCGCGCGGTGAACATGGTGATCAACCGCGACGACATCTTCATGCAGGGTGAGGCGGGGTACTTCTACCCTAAGGTCGACAACATCACCGGCATCCCGACGCCCGCCGGCGACTCCTACATCGCGCCCGAGTTCCAGGGCAAGATCGTCACCGTCGACGTCGAGGCCGCGAAGAAGGAGCTGACCTCGGCCGGCTTCACCTTCGACGGCGACAAGCTCAAGGACCCGTCGGGTCAGCCCGTCACGCTGAAGATGACCGTGCCGTCCGGCTGGTCGGACTACGTGACGAACCTGGAGATCATCAAGGACAACGTGTCCAAGATCGGCATCGAGGCCACGGTCGACCTGCCGAACGCCGACGCCTGGAGCAAGGCGCTGGACACCGGTGACTTCCAGGCCGCGCTGCACTGGACCAACAACGGTCCGACGCCGTACGACATCTACGAGAACATCATGAACGGCGCGCTGTTCAAGCCGATCGGCGAGGGCGGCATCAACGGCAACTACGGCCGTTACGAGAACCCCGAGGCCACGGCGCTGCTCACCGAGTACGCCAACGCCGCCGACGACACCGCCCGCAACGCGGCGCTGCACAAGCTCCAGCAGATCTTCGTGCGGGACATGCCGGTCGCCATCACCTCCGCGGCCAACGCGGGCGGCCAGTACAGCACCAAGAACTGGGAGGGCTGGCCGGACCAGACCAACCAGTACGCGCCGCTGCAGCCCACGCTGGAGAACGCGCTCGACGTCGTCCTGCACCTGAAGCCGGCCGCATGA